One window of Paralichthys olivaceus isolate ysfri-2021 chromosome 20, ASM2471397v2, whole genome shotgun sequence genomic DNA carries:
- the LOC109643027 gene encoding zinc finger protein 865-like, with protein sequence MFQFSKYPMDILEMLSGHQAHQFKGLGLERQLSHQQQVQLQHQQQLQQQHQPSADTSGSLLSGLGLGSLQSSRSNAFADSSSLFAKMSAPPPSISHQSQSSSSHSSRKSSKMSSSSSSSSSTGYPQFLRPFHPAEAALAQEQLHSGMGRFDFGGSSGGSSGVIGGVVTPAPPPPPLHPGLSVPQPSTGPSSSSPSPSTSSSASNNPSGSTTVPLVGQSDPRSLHQQFSCMLAANQYFLSGVPANSSLEQFLVQQGTHNHLGIGLSQGATDSNSGLAPPPALHSSHSHSHSAPQPQQQQQQLTPHALSHPHSHTHHPHPLHPAPQPAPLGGFDFQGIPVLSSNQIASLMQQEAGLSLPLPLHLSLSKDDSSKSGDGSSTSSGGSRRKKAMAGYLPQRKAESNSNSSGHSQSSSSGLVGGGSGGVGISESQHSLLSPSSQQQSSSTVSSSSSAPPSSNSTSVLVANGSQQLSKSRERHGSSSSRQPDPEPLYHCGECGKTFTHLSSLRRHLRSHGLTPESQSRKSDCNSPSPERVFCCGECGKRFKKRGHLIQHSVTHSENRPFACNICQKSFNRRESLTRHEKIHDEKPFRCPACGRCFRESTSLLNHAASGACGKPPRSSKNRASAGGSGSSNPSSSKMESSGDRVSISNNGAAMTNDKYATDYSRNRQNYQNPSTYNSGVDVYRRSQSSSLYSPGSTLSSDMTSQTLRKAPLAPTLHPHPQSQQPQHHHHQQQPQQQPHLPLSSLLDDSEDEVTSSAMSAIAAAAAASCDINTEGREGERRDIIGGLLGGLGFGNLGGPSSTSSLNGSTMPLTHPSHPHTKPRRPRKPREKRDPSTIVRRRRNPAPPGDGSERPYGCQICGKRFRRAETLRRHTRVHTGEKPHSCDVCGKMFREPFHLTKHLTVHSGQKNYKCNLCGKMFAYAQSLVRHGKLHRKGEIDNQGRRVKGAAAAISQVANSANSDYFSCSQGEKSPTSGTPSQRLYTCTVCWKSFRHYFHLTAHQQTVHGGGVGLEKSFRCEVCGKAFAYSNSLVRHKLSQHGIDRTGQRVNQSQPPGYPPLFYDSGSGSNYTGSSHMQQGASGQQQQQLQHPFHYHSKNFQKRQGQTRKPRKKKKRVVIHSIMRDGKLVGVPLSKDTRKKLLILRKRRGRLQAQINKKKLLAQLRMKGGIMKVKSWSGGAVKVTGLTSMDVPIKRFPCPICPSTTYAKHGSLLVHHAVRHPPRNSGRHARLRCQVCGRRTSSLHKALKHRGQHLKQAAFQCRKCRHRFWNPVLLARHKFSCRGSTTGSVDWGLMKIKSPSSLDQSDGERSPVQLAVPVLVQPERSTVLTEYSQ encoded by the coding sequence ATGTTTCAGTTCAGCAAGTACCCCATGGACATTCTAGAGATGCTAAGTGGACACCAAGCCCATCAGTTCAAAGGGCTTGGATTAGAACGACAACTAAGTCACCAACAACAAGTGCaactgcagcatcagcagcagctccagcagcagcaccagcccTCCGCTGACACTTCCGGAAGCCTCCTGTCTGGCCTCGGCCTCGGATCCCTCCAGAGCTCGCGGAGCAACGCCTTCGCAGACTCCTCGTCATTATTTGCCAAAATGAGTGCCCCGCCCCCTTCCATCTCCCACCAGAGCCAGTCCTCGTCGTCTCACAGCTCCAGGAAGTCGAGTAAGAtgagtagcagcagcagtagcagctccTCGACGGGGTACCCCCAGTTTCTGCGGCCTTTTCACCCGGCCGAGGCGGCGCTGGCCCAGGAGCAGCTCCATTCCGGGATGGGACGTTTCGACTTTGGCGGGAGCAGTGGAGGAAGCTCAGGGGTCATCGGGGGCGTCGTCACACCTgcgcctccacctccaccactgcACCCGGGTCTCTCGGTCCCACAGCCCTCCACTGGtccatcctcttcctcaccctctccctccacctcttcGTCTGCCTCAAACAACCCCTCTGGCAGCACCACTGTCCCCTTAGTCGGCCAATCTGATCCCCGCAGCCTCCACCAGCAGTTCAGCTGCATGCTCGCCGCCAACCAGTACTTCCTGTCTGGTGTCCCCGCCAACAGCAGCCTGGAGCAGTTCCTCGTCCAGCAAGGCACTCACAACCACCTGGGGATAGGCCTCAGCCAAGGGGCCACAGACTCAAACTCAGGCCTGGCGCCTCCCCCCGCCCTCCACTCCTCCCACAGCCACAGCCACTCAGCTCCACAGcctcagcagcaacaacagcagctgacCCCTCATGCCTTATCTCATCCACACAGCCACACTCACCACCCGCACCCCCTCCACCCGGCCCCCCAGCCAGCCCCACTGGGTGGCTTTGATTTTCAAGGCATCCCGGTCCTTTCCTCCAACCAGATAGCATCGCTAATGCAGCAAGAGGCCggcctctccctccctcttcctctccatctgtccCTGTCTAAAGATGATTCGTCAAAGTCAGGAGACGGCTCGTCGACTTCCAGCGGAGGGAGCAGGCGAAAGAAAGCAATGGCGGGCTACCTGCCTCAGAGGAAAGCAGAGAGCAACAGCAACTCGAGTGGGCACAGTCAAAGTTCTTCATCAGGCCTCGTGGGAGGAGGATCTGGGGGAGTTGGGATAAGCGAGTCGCAGCACTCTCTTCTTTCTCCGTCCTCACAGCAACAGTCTTCCTccaccgtctcctcctcttcgtctgcCCCGCCTTCCTCAAACTCCACCTCTGTGCTCGTAGCCAACGGTAGCCAGCAGTTATCCAAATCCAGAGAGCGACACGGTAGTAGTTCGTCTCGCCAACCCGATCCAGAGCCCCTCTACCACTGCGGTGAATGCGGTAAAaccttcacccacctctccagCCTTCGAAGGCATCTCCGCAGCCATGGCTTGACACCAGAAAGCCAGAGCAGGAAGTCGGACTGTAACTCCCCCAGCCCCGAGAGGGTGTTCTGCTGTGGTGAGTGTGgaaagagatttaaaaagagGGGACACCTCATCCAGCACAGCGTCACCCACTCAGAGAACCGGCCTTTCGCCTGCAACATCTGCCAGAAGTCGTTTAACCGGCGAGAGTCGCTCACGAGACACGAGAAGATCCACGACGAGAAGCCGTTCCGCTGCCCAGCCTGCGGACGATGTTTCCGTGAGAGCACCTCCCTTCTCAACCACGCTGCTTCCGGTGCCTGTGGCAAACCTCCCCGGAGTTCAAAAAACCGGGCCAGCGCCGGAGGGAGCGGCTCCTCCAACCCGAGCAGCAGTAAAATGGAAAGCAGCGGAGATAGAGTGAGCATTTCAAACAATGGGGCGGCGATGACGAACGACAAATACGCAACGGATTATTCCAGAAATCGCCAGAATTACCAGAACCCGTCGACCTACAACAGCGGGGTGGATGTCTACAGACGCTCACAGTCTTCGTCTCTGTACTCCCCGGGGAGTACGCTCTCCAGTGACATGACCAGCCAGACTCTCCGTAAAGCCCCTTTAGCCCCAACTCTTCATCCCCACCCGCAAAGTCAGCAACCGCAgcatcaccaccaccaacaacaaccacagcagcagccacacctccccctctcctcccttttgGATGACTCGGAGGATGAGGTCACCAGCAGTGCGATGTCGGCCATCGCCGCTGCAGCCGCAGCTTCCTGTGACATAAACACAGAGGGccgggaaggagagaggagggatatCATTGGAGGCCTGCTGGGGGGGTTGGGGTTTGGTAACTTGGGTGGACCGTCGTCCACGTCCAGCCTCAACGGTTCCACCATGCCTTTAACCCACCCCAGCCACCCCCACACAAAGCCCAGGAGGCCGAGGAAGCCCAGAGAGAAAAGGGACCCGAGCACCAtcgtcaggaggaggaggaacccAGCGCCGCCGGGGGACGGCTCAGAGCGGCCGTATGGATGTCAGATCTGTGGCAAACGCTTCAGGAGGGCGGAGACGCTGCGACGCCACACCCGCGTTCACACTGGGGAGAAACCTCACTCCTGCGACGTGTGTGGAAAAATGTTCCGCGAGCCTTTCCACCTCACCAAGCATCTGACCGTGCACTCCGGTCAAAAGAACTACAAATGCAACCTGTGCGGGAAGATGTTTGCCTACGCACAGAGTCTGGTGAGACACGGGAAGCTGCACAGGAAAGGGGAGATCGACAACCAGGGGAGGAGAGTCAAAGGTGCTGCCGCCGCTATCAGTCAGGTCGCCAACTCGGCAAACTCTGACTACTTCTCCTGCTCCCAGGGAGAAAAGTCTCCGACATCTGGCACCCCCTCCCAGAGGCTTTACACCTGCACCGTGTGCTGGAAGTCATTCCGCCACTACTTCCACCTGACGGCACACCAGCAGACCGTGCACGGCGGTGGGGTCGGCCTGGAAAAGTCCTTTCGTTGCGAAGTTTGTGGAAAAGCCTTCGCCTACTCCAACAGCTTAGTGCGACACAAGCTGTCACAGCACGGTATCGACCGCACCGGCCAGCGGGTCAACCAGTCCCAACCCCCCGGATACCCGCCCCTCTTCTATGACTCGGGATCAGGTTCCAACTACACCGGGTCGTCTCACATGCAGCAGGGGGCGTCcgggcagcagcaacaacagctgcAGCACCCTTTTCACTACCACTCAAAAAACTTCCAAAAGCGGCAAGGACAGACAAGAAAgcccagaaagaaaaaaaagcgaGTGGTGATCCACAGCATCATGAGAGACGGAAAGCTGGTGGGTGTCCCGCTGAGCAAAGACACTCGCAAGAAGCTGCTGATTCTGAGGAAGCGACGGGGCAGGCTGCAGGCGCAGATCAACAAAAAGAAGCTCCTGGCTCAGCTGAGGATGAAGGGCGGCATCATGAAGGTGAAGTCGTGGAGTGGCGGCGCCGTCAAAGTCACGGGCCTCACTTCGATGGACGTCCCAATAAAGCGCTTTCCCTGCCCCATTTGCCCCAGCACCACCTACGCCAAGCACGGCTCTCTGCTGGTGCACCACGCCGTCAGGCACCCGCCCAGAAACTCAGGTCGCCACGCCCGACTGCGGTGCCAGGTGTGTGGGAGACGCACCAGCTCGTTACACAAAGCCTTGAAACACCGGGGCCAGCACCTCAAACAAGCTGCGTTCCAGTGCCGCAAATGCCGACACCGTTTCTGGAACCCTGTGTTGCTGGCCCGCCACAAGTTCTCCTGCCGGGGGTCGACCACCGGCAGCGTGGACTGGGGACTGATGAAGATCAAATCTCCGTCGTCTCTCGACCAGTCAGACGGTGAGCGCTCACCGGTGCAGCTGGCGGTCCCGGTTCTGGTCCAGCCGGAGAGATCAACAGTCCTGACTGAGTACAGTCAGTAA